CACTAAACGCTCAATAGAACATGTTTTTGGCGGCAGGGTATTTTTTTCATTTTGTGAAGTCATTCGTATCTCCTCCTCTATCGGTTTATTTTTCCATATTAACATTATTATTATGTTTTAATCCATTTCTAAAAACTATTCCTAAAAAAAAAGACCGAGCGACTCGATCTTTTTTTATACGTTTAAATCTCTTTTTTGATAAAAAACGTAGGTCACATATGAAAACAGGGCAATCAAGACGGCGGATATGACAACAAAAATAATATCCAGCCCGCCGCCAAACATGATATTTTTCGCTTCAAAATATTTAAACGGGGTCAAATATTTCAAGCCCTCTATGTGCTCATTTAAATCAATCACAATCGACAACATGTACGTTAGTAAAAGGATACCTGTAGCCAGTGAAGCAGCCGTTTTGGGTTTCTTTTTTACTGCAGCAAGGGCGCTGCCGATGACCATAAACAACAGCTGCAAAATAAACATTCCTACCATTAATATGGCGATATCCTTATTTACTGCCTCACCATCATTGTATTTTGCTATAAGAATAATCGAAGAAACGTAGGTCACGAGATTAAAGATGACTATATTGACGAAAGCTGCCATTAGTTTTGCGGTAATGATAGTCGTCCTTGACACGGGCTTTACAAATAGAAATTCAAACGTTTTATCCCGCTCTTCTTTAGCGATAATGGTGGCACCCAGCATCGCCGCGTGAATGGTCGCCATTAATAACAAATAAAGAAACAGCATGGCATAATAGCCGCTAATCTTCGATAAATCCACTGCACCGAAACCCAATACCGCTCTTAGCGATTTTGGCAGGTCTGCCACGAGATCATTAATCGATTGGCCCGATGACGAATACGCATCATATTTAGCCATTCCTGATACAACCATAAGAAAGACCCCAATGCTCCAAAATATCAGCGATTTTCGATGTGACCTTAATTCTTTTAAAAATATATTCACTTTTGATCCACCTCCATTTTTAAACAGAATGAATATCCTTTTTAGAATAAACAACATAACTGGCCGCAATTGCTAGAATAATAATGGCGGCACCAGCAATCAAAAAGGAGGCTTCATATCCTGAGTGTTTGATGATATAAGCGGTGTCAAAGTATTTAAACGGCGAAAAGTATCGTTTCAAATCCTCACCTGTCGTATCGCTGAGCATTCCAACAAAGTAAAAGGCAAAAACTATCGCAAGTGAGACGGTCAGGACGGATTTGATCTTTGGTACAATAACAGAAATGACGATTCCTAAGGCCAGAAACATCAGCTGAATAAAAAACATCGTGAGTGAAAGCATGAGAAATACTTTGAAACTAAAGTCATCTGTTTTTACTTGAAATGCCATGATGCTCGCAGCCGCTATATAAACAACATTCGTGATGACGATCGAGATGAACGCTGCCAAAAGCTTTGCCGTCAAAACTGTTGTCCGGGTTATGGGCTTCGTTAACAGATAATCCGCTGTTTTCTCGCGTACTTCCTTGCTGACAATGGAAATGCCGATATTCATCGCCTGAATCGCACCGCACAGCGTAATAAAAGATAAGGGAAAGCAATAGAAGCCTAAAATCGTAAAGAAATTTTCCAGGTTAAACCCTATAGCATTTCTGATCGCCTCCGGATACCCTTCCATGATTTTTATAAAATCCTCAGCATCCCGCGCAAAAGATGGATAAAACGACATATACAGAACAATGATCATCACTAAGGAGAACGTCCAGATGATCGTAGACTTCCGATAAGCCTTTAATTCATGTAATAACATATTCATCGCTTATCAGGCTCCTTTTCGTAATAATGCATAAAGATCTCCTCAAGGTCTGGCTCTTCAATCCACAGATTGGCGATTTCAATCTCCGCAATCTTTTTCATGACATCATTTATATTTCCTTTAAAAATAAAGCTGGTAACCTGACCGTTAACCCCTATATTATTGACGCCGTTAATATTGAAGTAATTCTTATCTAGTTTCGTTTTCGTCTCAATCTTAAACTTTTTATAGTTGTTTTCTTGTAACGTACTAATCTTTTCAACGGTAACAATCTTGCCCTCTTTAATGATGGCGACCCGGTTACATAATCGTTGAACCTCGCTGAGGATGTGCGACGAAAAGAGAATTGTCACGCCTTTCTTATTCTCTTCTTCCAGTAATTCAAAGAATTTTTGCTGCATCAGCGGGTCGAGACCGCTCGTTGGTTCATCGAGAATGATGAGCTTTGGTTCATGAAGCATCCCTTGTACAATCCCAACCTTCTTTTTGTTCCCTAATGAAAGGTCATCAATTTTTTTATTGAGATCGAGGTCCATGATTTCCGCTAACTCTTTGATTCTCTTGCTGCAATCCTTTTTATAAAAACTTGCTGAATATTTTAATAGATCCTTTACCTTCATATTGTCATAGTAAAAAACTTCTGATGGCAGGTAGCCGATTTCCTTTTTAATTTCTGGAGCAAATTGAATGCAGTCCTTGCCAAAAATCGTTGCACTGCCGCTAGTCGGGTAAATGAGCGATAATAGCGTTCTGATGGTTGTTGATTTACCGGCGCCATTCGGCCCGATGAAACCAAAAATTTCGCCTTGTTCGACATGAAAGCTGATGTCGGTGATTCCTCTTGCTTTGCCGTACGTTTTTGTAAGGTTTTTAATTTCGATTACATTCATTGTGGAGGACCCCCTTAATTTGCTAGTCATAATTTGTTTCCCAAATACTGAACGCATACATTCGACTGCGCCTCATGAAAGGCCAAATGGCTTGCCAGTCGGCGAGTCTTCATTTATAAAAAGCCTTCGTTAAAATCTCGAAATACTCTTCTGCCTCTAGAAAAATTCTTTCATAATTAATATGATGTTCAGGTGATAGCTTTGCCTTAAAAAGCTCCTCTGCGCTCAATTTTTCAAATGTCCACGTAATAATCTTTAAGATCTTTTTAATGTCCATGTCATTACGGAATTTTGAAAAATCGATACCCTCGTAAACCTTCCCGAGATTAACCTCATTCAGTTCCTTTATCTTTTTATCCACCTCCATTTTTACTTCAGGTGAATCCTCTAAATAAGCCTCTTCGATAAATTTAAAAAGGTCCGGATAGGTTTTGAGCAGTTCCATTTTGATGATGACCGCTTGCCGAATTCTCGTGAAAAAGTCTTTTTCAGTTAAGTCGATTTTTTGATAAAAATGGTCGGCAATAAGCTCATAACAATGGTCAAATAAAAATAAAAACATTTGCTTTTTATTGCCGAAATAATGAAACAAGAGCCCCTTTGAAATACCGGCCACTTTCACGATTTCATTGGTCGATGCATGATCATATCCTTTCTGGGCAAATTCCTTTATCGCAGCATTTATGATTCGGTCTTGTTTTTCCTTATCTAAGTTGAGAAATTTCGAAAACACCGTGGCATCCCTCCTTTTAAAGCTGTTGACCATGTCAGTCAATGGAATCATTATAATCCCATTGACCCCAATGGTCAATAGGTTGCAAGCTATATTTTTTACAAAAATTTGAAATGTTTGAGACGTTATATAGCGTGATTTTCCGGTATGTGCTACGATGCAGGTGAAGGTTCTATTTTATGGAGGTGAACGATCATTGAAATGAAAAACAGAGATCAATCATTAAAGTTAGAAGGTTTGCAATCCGCGCAAAATCGGTTATCATCTGGCCACCCGGTAATAACTTTATTATCGTCTAAACAAGCTTCGATTGAGGCAGGCAGAGGTGGCGAGGAAAGGGTAGCAGAGGTTCTCCGAAATCATCCATTTCCATTTGATAACCACATTTTTCACGACTTATCCCCCTCGTCAGACGAAAAATTCCAAATAGACTCCTATGTGATGACCCCGTGGTATGGTGTTGTTTTAGAAGTAAAAAATATTGGCGGCGTCCT
The DNA window shown above is from Neobacillus sp. WH10 and carries:
- a CDS encoding TetR/AcrR family transcriptional regulator produces the protein MFSKFLNLDKEKQDRIINAAIKEFAQKGYDHASTNEIVKVAGISKGLLFHYFGNKKQMFLFLFDHCYELIADHFYQKIDLTEKDFFTRIRQAVIIKMELLKTYPDLFKFIEEAYLEDSPEVKMEVDKKIKELNEVNLGKVYEGIDFSKFRNDMDIKKILKIITWTFEKLSAEELFKAKLSPEHHINYERIFLEAEEYFEILTKAFYK
- a CDS encoding ABC transporter permease subunit, whose translation is MNMLLHELKAYRKSTIIWTFSLVMIIVLYMSFYPSFARDAEDFIKIMEGYPEAIRNAIGFNLENFFTILGFYCFPLSFITLCGAIQAMNIGISIVSKEVREKTADYLLTKPITRTTVLTAKLLAAFISIVITNVVYIAAASIMAFQVKTDDFSFKVFLMLSLTMFFIQLMFLALGIVISVIVPKIKSVLTVSLAIVFAFYFVGMLSDTTGEDLKRYFSPFKYFDTAYIIKHSGYEASFLIAGAAIIILAIAASYVVYSKKDIHSV
- a CDS encoding ABC transporter ATP-binding protein; its protein translation is MNVIEIKNLTKTYGKARGITDISFHVEQGEIFGFIGPNGAGKSTTIRTLLSLIYPTSGSATIFGKDCIQFAPEIKKEIGYLPSEVFYYDNMKVKDLLKYSASFYKKDCSKRIKELAEIMDLDLNKKIDDLSLGNKKKVGIVQGMLHEPKLIILDEPTSGLDPLMQQKFFELLEEENKKGVTILFSSHILSEVQRLCNRVAIIKEGKIVTVEKISTLQENNYKKFKIETKTKLDKNYFNINGVNNIGVNGQVTSFIFKGNINDVMKKIAEIEIANLWIEEPDLEEIFMHYYEKEPDKR
- a CDS encoding ABC transporter permease subunit, with product MNIFLKELRSHRKSLIFWSIGVFLMVVSGMAKYDAYSSSGQSINDLVADLPKSLRAVLGFGAVDLSKISGYYAMLFLYLLLMATIHAAMLGATIIAKEERDKTFEFLFVKPVSRTTIITAKLMAAFVNIVIFNLVTYVSSIILIAKYNDGEAVNKDIAILMVGMFILQLLFMVIGSALAAVKKKPKTAASLATGILLLTYMLSIVIDLNEHIEGLKYLTPFKYFEAKNIMFGGGLDIIFVVISAVLIALFSYVTYVFYQKRDLNV